Proteins encoded together in one Yersinia mollaretii ATCC 43969 window:
- a CDS encoding serine/threonine protein kinase: MNSSAFNFQTLSPDLIMDALEGVGLRVDSGLTALNSYENRVYQFMDEDRKRYVVKFYRPERWSREQITEEHQFSLDLAESEIPVIAPLLLNGNTLHTHHGFFFAVFPSVGGRQYEIDNLDQLEWVGRFLGRIHQVGSDKLFVARSTIGIEEYLTEPRQLLASSSLVPTKQRDKFLAATDLLISTIQQYWHTDWQPLRLHGDCHPGNILWRDGPMFVDLDDARNGPAIQDLWMLLHGERSEQLIQLDILLEAYGEFADFDQRELALIEPLRAMRMVYYLAWVARRWQDPAFPKSFPWMAESDFWLQQTASFTEQVKLLQAPPLQLMPMY; this comes from the coding sequence ATGAACAGCTCTGCCTTTAATTTTCAGACGTTGTCTCCTGACCTGATTATGGATGCCCTTGAAGGGGTCGGTTTACGGGTGGATTCTGGTTTAACCGCGCTTAACAGTTACGAAAACCGCGTTTATCAGTTTATGGATGAAGATCGTAAACGTTATGTGGTGAAATTTTATCGTCCTGAGCGCTGGAGTCGCGAACAAATCACCGAGGAGCATCAATTCTCGCTTGATTTGGCAGAGTCGGAGATCCCGGTGATAGCTCCCTTGCTGCTCAATGGGAACACCTTGCATACTCATCATGGGTTTTTCTTTGCGGTATTTCCCAGTGTCGGCGGCCGCCAGTATGAGATAGATAATCTTGACCAATTAGAGTGGGTCGGGCGTTTTCTCGGCCGGATTCATCAAGTGGGTAGCGATAAACTTTTTGTTGCTCGTTCAACGATCGGCATTGAAGAGTATCTGACAGAACCACGCCAGTTGTTGGCCAGCAGTAGTCTGGTACCAACAAAACAGCGAGATAAGTTTCTGGCGGCGACCGATCTGTTGATCAGTACCATTCAGCAGTATTGGCACACCGATTGGCAGCCATTGCGGCTACATGGTGACTGCCACCCCGGCAACATTTTATGGCGTGATGGGCCGATGTTTGTCGATCTGGATGATGCCAGAAATGGTCCAGCGATTCAGGATCTCTGGATGCTACTACACGGTGAACGCAGTGAGCAGTTGATCCAGTTGGATATTCTGCTAGAAGCCTATGGTGAGTTTGCTGATTTTGATCAGCGTGAACTCGCACTGATTGAACCTTTACGCGCGATGCGGATGGTTTATTACCTTGCATGGGTCGCCAGACGTTGGCAGGACCCTGCATTCCCTAAAAGTTTTCCGTGGATGGCGGAGTCTGATTTTTGGTTACAGCAGACTGCATCATTTACTGAGCAGGTTAAGCTGTTGCAGGCACCGCCTTTGCAGCTGATGCCAATGTACTAA
- a CDS encoding YihD family protein: MKCHRVNELIELLHPAWQQEPDLNLVQFLQKLAAEAGFEGEFSDLTDDILIYHLKMRGSASTEVIPGLKKDFEEDFKTAILRARGIIKD, translated from the coding sequence ATGAAATGCCATCGTGTTAATGAACTGATTGAGCTTTTACATCCGGCCTGGCAGCAGGAGCCTGATTTAAATTTGGTACAGTTTTTACAAAAACTGGCCGCTGAAGCGGGCTTCGAGGGGGAGTTTTCAGATCTCACCGACGATATTCTTATTTATCACCTGAAAATGCGCGGTTCAGCATCGACAGAAGTGATCCCAGGATTGAAAAAAGATTTCGAAGAAGATTTTAAAACGGCCATATTGCGCGCTCGTGGCATCATTAAAGATTAG
- the mobA gene encoding molybdenum cofactor guanylyltransferase MobA: MQPNITGVILAGGRSSRMGGNDKGLIPLHGKPLFQHVIDRLKPQVDNVLINANRHQALYQESGMPVISDIITGFVGPLAGMHVGLSHSPTEWVVFAPCDVPTLPINLVSQLWHGKQQALAAYVHDGERAHPTLALMHVSLKPRLAEFLANGDRKLMILMESVNAQPVIFRGQANQFSNLNTPADCDLWEQSKRGSL; encoded by the coding sequence ATGCAGCCCAATATAACAGGCGTTATTCTTGCCGGAGGCCGTTCTTCCCGAATGGGCGGAAATGATAAGGGATTGATTCCTCTTCATGGCAAGCCGCTGTTTCAACATGTCATTGACCGATTAAAACCGCAGGTTGATAACGTGCTAATTAATGCTAATCGTCATCAGGCGTTGTATCAAGAAAGTGGTATGCCGGTCATCAGCGATATCATTACTGGCTTCGTAGGCCCACTGGCAGGCATGCATGTCGGGCTGAGCCATTCACCTACAGAATGGGTTGTGTTTGCTCCCTGCGATGTTCCCACACTTCCTATCAATTTGGTTTCTCAGCTTTGGCACGGGAAACAGCAAGCGTTGGCCGCTTATGTCCACGATGGCGAGCGAGCACATCCAACATTAGCCTTAATGCATGTCAGCTTAAAACCACGCCTTGCTGAATTTCTGGCAAATGGAGATCGTAAGCTGATGATATTGATGGAGAGTGTGAATGCACAACCCGTAATATTCCGTGGGCAAGCCAACCAATTTAGCAACCTAAATACCCCCGCAGATTGCGACTTATGGGAACAAAGTAAAAGAGGGTCGTTATGA
- the mobB gene encoding molybdopterin-guanine dinucleotide biosynthesis protein MobB codes for MSQKIPPLLGIAAYSGTGKTTLLKSLIPLLQQRQIRVGLIKHTHHNMEIDTPGKDSYELRKAGAHQTLVASDCRWALMTETPEQKTLDLHYLASRLDASTIDLILVEGFKHEPISKIALYREAVGKPFTDLIDEYVIALASDKPILSSAVDQLDINQPEEIAEFICGWLGRKQQ; via the coding sequence ATGAGCCAAAAGATACCGCCGTTATTAGGTATAGCCGCGTACAGTGGTACAGGAAAAACGACGTTATTGAAAAGTCTGATCCCCTTACTTCAGCAGCGCCAGATCCGGGTCGGCTTAATCAAACATACACATCACAATATGGAGATTGATACTCCAGGGAAGGATAGTTATGAATTGCGTAAAGCTGGTGCTCATCAGACTCTGGTTGCCAGCGATTGTCGCTGGGCATTGATGACAGAAACACCGGAACAAAAAACCTTGGATCTCCACTACCTGGCTAGCCGGCTAGATGCATCAACTATTGATCTCATCTTAGTCGAGGGTTTTAAGCATGAACCGATTAGCAAAATAGCACTTTATAGAGAAGCCGTGGGTAAGCCGTTCACAGACTTAATTGATGAATATGTTATCGCTTTGGCAAGTGACAAACCCATCTTGAGTAGTGCCGTAGATCAATTGGATATTAATCAGCCAGAAGAAATTGCAGAGTTTATTTGCGGTTGGTTAGGAAGGAAGCAGCAATAA
- a CDS encoding FadR/GntR family transcriptional regulator: protein MQLNTQQQAAQRNLSYLLAEKIGQRILAGEYVAGSILPGEIELGEQFGVSRTAVREAVKMLAAKGMLLPRPRIGTRVMPQTNWNYLDQELLTWWMTKENFDQVMQHFLILRTSLEPQACSLAAVNANDEQRALLASLIAEMRALHEQFNRERWIQVDAQFHQLIYEASGNPFLTSFANLFSSVYHNYFRAITGDEVIKLQYHQDIVDAILTGDSQGALLACQVLLKGKE, encoded by the coding sequence ATGCAACTAAATACCCAACAACAGGCCGCCCAGCGCAATCTTTCATATCTATTAGCCGAAAAAATTGGCCAGCGCATTCTCGCAGGTGAATATGTAGCCGGTAGCATACTGCCTGGTGAGATAGAGTTGGGTGAGCAATTTGGTGTTAGCCGTACTGCCGTTCGTGAAGCGGTGAAAATGCTCGCAGCAAAAGGGATGTTATTGCCGCGCCCACGCATTGGCACCCGAGTCATGCCGCAAACAAATTGGAACTACCTTGATCAAGAGCTACTGACGTGGTGGATGACCAAAGAGAATTTTGATCAGGTGATGCAGCACTTCCTTATATTAAGGACATCACTCGAGCCTCAAGCCTGTTCACTGGCGGCGGTGAATGCCAATGATGAGCAGCGGGCGTTGTTAGCCTCATTAATTGCAGAGATGCGCGCGCTGCATGAGCAGTTTAATCGCGAACGATGGATTCAGGTGGATGCCCAATTTCATCAGTTAATCTATGAGGCCAGCGGCAATCCATTTTTAACCTCTTTCGCCAATTTGTTCAGTTCGGTTTATCACAACTATTTTCGCGCTATTACCGGCGATGAAGTGATTAAGCTGCAATACCATCAGGATATTGTCGATGCGATTCTGACGGGTGATAGCCAAGGCGCTTTATTGGCCTGTCAGGTGTTATTAAAGGGGAAAGAGTAG
- the mdtD gene encoding multidrug transporter subunit MdtD, with translation MIKSARSMAGLPWIAAMAFFMQALDATILNTALPSIAESLHRSPLTMQSAIISYTLTVAMLIPVSGWLADRFGTRRVFILAVSLFTLGSLLCALSGSLPFLVASRVIQGVGGAMMMPVARLALIRAYPRSELLPVLNFVTIPGLIGPVMGPLLGGLLVTYATWHWIFILNIPIGILGIVYARKYMPDFTMPKRAFDFIGFLLFGSSLVLISVSLEIMGRPDIADYLPAATLVGGLLMLLFYIFHAKGHPNPLIGLPLFKTRTFSVGIAGNVASRLGTGCVPFLMPLMLQVGFGYSAIIAGCMMAPTAIGSMMAKSAVTQVLRSLGYRTVLVGITAIIGVLIALFALQSPGMSPWLMILPLFVLGMAMSTQFTAMNTITLADLTDNNASSGNSVLAVTQQLAISFGVAISAVVLRFYDGLSFGGNVDHFHYTFITMGVVTLLSSVVFLLLKPKDGDNLIQGRNVKKISRPAKSEV, from the coding sequence ATGATAAAATCTGCGCGCAGCATGGCGGGTCTTCCTTGGATAGCCGCCATGGCTTTCTTTATGCAGGCTTTGGATGCCACCATACTGAATACGGCCCTGCCATCAATCGCCGAAAGTCTTCATCGGTCACCGCTGACCATGCAATCCGCGATTATCAGCTATACCCTGACCGTCGCTATGCTGATCCCGGTGAGTGGCTGGCTGGCTGACCGCTTTGGCACCCGCCGAGTGTTCATTTTGGCGGTTTCACTCTTTACTCTAGGTTCACTACTATGCGCACTTTCTGGTTCACTGCCATTTCTGGTGGCCTCCCGCGTGATTCAAGGCGTCGGTGGGGCGATGATGATGCCCGTCGCCAGACTGGCACTCATTCGGGCTTATCCACGCAGTGAATTATTACCGGTATTAAATTTTGTCACTATTCCCGGATTAATCGGCCCCGTCATGGGGCCGCTGTTAGGTGGACTATTGGTCACCTACGCCACTTGGCACTGGATTTTTATCCTTAATATCCCTATTGGCATATTGGGCATTGTCTACGCACGCAAATACATGCCCGACTTCACCATGCCCAAACGCGCCTTTGATTTTATCGGCTTCCTGCTATTCGGTAGCAGCTTAGTGTTGATATCCGTGAGTTTGGAAATCATGGGGCGGCCAGATATTGCTGATTACCTGCCCGCCGCGACACTGGTCGGTGGCTTATTGATGCTGCTCTTCTATATATTCCACGCGAAAGGCCACCCAAATCCATTAATTGGTTTACCGCTGTTCAAAACCCGCACATTCTCCGTCGGGATTGCAGGTAATGTGGCCTCACGGTTAGGCACTGGTTGTGTGCCCTTCTTAATGCCATTGATGTTACAGGTTGGATTTGGTTACTCCGCCATTATTGCCGGTTGCATGATGGCACCGACTGCCATTGGTTCGATGATGGCGAAATCTGCCGTGACACAGGTATTACGTTCGCTGGGGTATCGCACCGTATTAGTGGGCATTACCGCCATTATTGGCGTGCTGATCGCCCTGTTTGCACTGCAATCGCCGGGAATGTCGCCTTGGCTGATGATCTTGCCACTCTTTGTTTTGGGTATGGCGATGTCCACTCAGTTCACCGCAATGAATACCATCACACTGGCGGACTTGACCGATAACAACGCCAGCTCGGGTAACAGTGTTTTGGCGGTCACCCAGCAGTTGGCGATCAGCTTTGGTGTGGCTATCAGCGCGGTGGTATTGCGGTTTTATGATGGGTTGTCGTTTGGGGGTAATGTCGATCACTTCCACTACACCTTTATTACCATGGGCGTGGTGACACTGCTTTCATCTGTGGTGTTCCTATTACTCAAACCCAAAGATGGCGACAATTTAATTCAGGGCCGCAATGTGAAAAAGATTTCGCGCCCTGCAAAGAGTGAAGTTTAA
- the rbsR gene encoding ribose operon transcriptional repressor RbsR, which produces MATMKDVARLAGVSTSTVSHVINKNRFVSDPIRDKVLSAIKQLNYAPSALARSLKLKQTRTIGMLVTASSNPFYAEVVRGVERSCYERGYSLILCNTEGDIDRMSRSIETLMQKRVDGLLLMCTESHRPSQDILRCYPSLPIIMMDWAPFEGVNDVIQDNSLFGGEMATSYLIARGYTRIACIAGPQDKTPAKERLEGYRQAMNRAGLPVLAGYEVASDFEFGGGLVAMKQLLALPEPPDAVFTSNDAMAVGVYQALHQAGLSIPQDMAVIGYDDIEIAQYMTPPLTTIHQPKDDLGELAIDTLIHRLNNPEAEPQVLILTPELIERGSVAIR; this is translated from the coding sequence TTGGCCACCATGAAAGATGTCGCCCGTTTAGCGGGCGTATCAACCTCCACTGTCTCGCATGTTATTAATAAAAATCGCTTTGTCAGCGATCCTATCCGCGACAAAGTGCTGTCTGCTATCAAGCAACTCAACTACGCCCCTTCTGCACTGGCCCGCAGCTTAAAACTGAAACAAACCCGCACCATAGGTATGTTGGTTACTGCCAGTAGCAACCCATTTTATGCCGAAGTTGTCCGAGGCGTGGAGCGCAGTTGTTATGAGCGCGGTTATAGTTTGATTCTGTGCAATACCGAAGGCGATATTGATCGCATGAGTCGTAGCATTGAAACCCTGATGCAGAAACGCGTCGATGGATTACTGCTGATGTGCACCGAAAGCCACCGTCCCTCCCAAGATATTCTGCGTTGTTACCCTTCATTGCCAATCATTATGATGGACTGGGCGCCGTTTGAAGGGGTGAATGACGTGATTCAGGATAACTCGCTATTTGGCGGAGAAATGGCAACCTCATATTTGATTGCCAGAGGATATACCCGAATCGCTTGCATTGCGGGTCCGCAGGACAAAACGCCGGCCAAAGAACGTTTGGAAGGATACCGTCAGGCTATGAACCGCGCGGGGTTACCCGTGCTTGCCGGTTATGAAGTCGCCAGTGATTTTGAATTTGGTGGCGGGTTAGTGGCGATGAAGCAGTTACTTGCCCTACCGGAGCCACCCGATGCCGTTTTCACCAGCAATGATGCTATGGCGGTAGGGGTTTATCAGGCGTTGCATCAGGCTGGATTATCGATCCCGCAAGATATGGCGGTCATTGGTTATGATGATATTGAAATTGCACAATATATGACGCCACCACTGACGACCATCCATCAACCAAAAGATGACCTTGGCGAACTGGCGATTGATACACTGATTCATCGGTTGAATAACCCGGAAGCGGAACCGCAAGTGCTGATTCTCACTCCCGAGCTTATTGAGCGTGGGTCGGTCGCTATCCGTTAA
- the rbsK gene encoding ribokinase: METGKLVVLGSINADHILNIEQFPRPGETVIGKQYNVAFGGKGANQAVAAGRSGANIAFIACVGEDDIGERVRRQLASDHIDTAPIEAVAGTTTGVALIFVNGEGENVIGINAGANSAVTPDYLHRYQQQVMDADALLMQLESPLDTVMAAAKLAKQHQTQVILNPAPARELPDELLALVDMITPNETEAERLTGIHIEHDDDAAKAAQILHDKGIATVIITLGSRGVWLSEQGKGQLVAGFKVDAVDTIAAGDTFNGALLTALLEGKSMGLAVRFAHAAAAIAVTRPGAQPSIPWRTEIDSFLQGQV; encoded by the coding sequence ATGGAAACAGGTAAGCTGGTGGTCCTCGGCAGCATCAATGCCGACCATATTCTGAACATTGAGCAGTTTCCGCGTCCGGGTGAAACGGTGATCGGGAAGCAGTATAACGTTGCTTTCGGTGGCAAAGGCGCTAATCAGGCTGTTGCCGCTGGCCGTAGTGGGGCGAATATCGCGTTTATTGCCTGTGTGGGTGAAGATGATATTGGTGAACGGGTGCGTCGGCAATTAGCCAGCGATCATATTGATACCGCGCCTATTGAGGCGGTTGCGGGAACCACCACCGGTGTGGCGCTAATTTTCGTCAACGGTGAAGGCGAAAACGTCATTGGCATCAATGCTGGGGCTAACTCGGCGGTGACGCCTGACTATCTTCACCGCTATCAGCAGCAGGTGATGGATGCCGATGCACTGCTCATGCAGCTAGAATCTCCGCTCGATACCGTGATGGCCGCCGCTAAACTGGCAAAACAGCATCAGACTCAGGTTATTCTCAACCCCGCCCCCGCTCGTGAACTGCCTGATGAGTTGTTAGCGCTGGTGGATATGATTACCCCGAATGAAACCGAAGCTGAGCGTTTAACGGGCATTCATATTGAGCATGATGATGATGCGGCGAAAGCAGCACAAATTCTGCATGATAAAGGCATCGCTACTGTGATCATCACCTTGGGCAGCCGTGGTGTCTGGCTCAGCGAACAGGGCAAAGGTCAATTGGTCGCGGGGTTCAAAGTTGATGCGGTGGATACTATTGCTGCGGGTGATACGTTCAATGGTGCATTACTGACTGCGCTATTGGAAGGTAAGTCGATGGGCTTAGCCGTGCGCTTTGCTCATGCCGCTGCCGCGATTGCCGTCACTCGGCCAGGCGCACAACCCTCCATTCCTTGGCGAACCGAGATCGATAGCTTCTTACAAGGTCAGGTATAA
- the rbsB gene encoding ribose ABC transporter substrate-binding protein RbsB, whose amino-acid sequence MKMKKLATLISVVALSATVSANALAKDTIALVVSTLNNPFFVSMKDGAQKEADKLGYNLVVLDSQNNPAKELANVQDLTVRGTKLLLINPTDSDAVGNAVKMANQANIPVITLDRLANAGTVVSHVASDNRFGGKMAGDFIAKKLGSDAKVIQLEGIAGASAARERGEGFKQSMEKNKFQLLASQPADFDRTKGLNVMQNLLTAHPTVQAVFAQNDEMALGALRALQTAGKTDVLVVGFDGTDDGIKAVESGKLGATIAQRPDQIGVIGIQTADKVLKGEKVPAVIPVDLKLVTKQ is encoded by the coding sequence ATGAAAATGAAGAAACTGGCTACCTTGATCTCTGTTGTTGCATTGAGCGCGACTGTGAGTGCAAACGCACTGGCAAAAGATACCATCGCCTTGGTGGTTTCCACCCTGAATAACCCGTTCTTTGTTTCAATGAAAGACGGCGCACAAAAAGAAGCCGATAAACTGGGCTACAACCTAGTGGTGTTGGATTCGCAAAACAACCCGGCGAAAGAGCTGGCAAACGTGCAGGACTTAACGGTTCGTGGCACGAAATTGCTGCTGATTAACCCAACTGACTCTGATGCCGTGGGTAATGCCGTGAAAATGGCTAATCAGGCAAACATTCCGGTCATCACCCTTGACCGTCTGGCTAACGCCGGCACTGTAGTGAGTCACGTGGCATCGGATAACCGTTTCGGCGGCAAAATGGCCGGTGACTTTATTGCCAAGAAATTGGGTAGCGATGCCAAAGTCATTCAGTTGGAAGGGATCGCAGGAGCCTCTGCGGCGCGTGAACGTGGCGAAGGTTTTAAACAGTCGATGGAAAAAAATAAGTTCCAACTGCTGGCTAGCCAACCTGCTGACTTTGACCGCACCAAGGGCTTGAACGTCATGCAGAACTTGCTGACCGCCCATCCAACAGTGCAGGCCGTGTTTGCTCAGAACGACGAAATGGCACTGGGCGCACTGCGCGCTTTGCAAACTGCGGGTAAAACAGATGTGCTAGTGGTCGGTTTTGATGGCACCGACGATGGTATCAAAGCGGTTGAGAGCGGCAAATTGGGTGCAACCATTGCTCAACGCCCTGACCAGATTGGTGTCATTGGCATTCAAACTGCGGATAAAGTGTTGAAAGGCGAAAAAGTGCCGGCGGTTATCCCAGTAGACTTGAAATTAGTCACCAAACAATAA
- the rbsC gene encoding ribose ABC transporter permease, translated as MSSQTIQTKRWFSKEWLLEQKSLIALLVLIAVVSSLSPNFFTLNNLFNILQQTSVNAIMAVGMTLVILTSGIDLSVGSLLALTGAVAASIVGLEVNAMVAVAAALALGAFIGGITGVIVAKGKVQAFIATLVMMLLLRGVTMVYTNGSPVNTGFTEVADTFGWFGIGRPFGIPTPIWLMAIVFIAAWYMLHHTRLGRYIYALGGNESATRLSGISVDKVKIIVYSLCGLLAALAGIIEVARLSSAQPTAGTGYELDAIAAVVLGGTSLAGGKGRIVGTLIGALILGFLNNGLNLLGVSSYYQMIVKAVVILLAVLVDNKSSK; from the coding sequence ATGAGTTCCCAGACGATCCAGACAAAACGCTGGTTCAGCAAAGAATGGTTATTAGAACAAAAATCACTGATTGCGCTGCTGGTGCTGATTGCTGTGGTTTCGTCGCTAAGTCCAAACTTTTTCACCCTGAATAACCTGTTTAACATTCTTCAGCAAACTTCCGTCAACGCCATTATGGCGGTGGGGATGACACTGGTTATCCTGACTTCCGGCATTGATTTGTCGGTGGGGTCATTACTGGCGTTGACTGGTGCGGTGGCGGCCTCGATTGTGGGTTTAGAAGTGAATGCTATGGTCGCCGTCGCGGCGGCACTGGCATTGGGGGCGTTTATTGGCGGGATTACCGGGGTGATTGTCGCCAAAGGTAAAGTGCAGGCGTTTATCGCCACACTGGTCATGATGCTGTTGCTGCGCGGCGTCACCATGGTTTACACCAATGGTAGCCCGGTCAATACCGGTTTTACGGAGGTGGCCGACACCTTTGGCTGGTTCGGCATAGGTCGTCCCTTTGGTATTCCGACCCCTATCTGGTTGATGGCGATTGTCTTTATTGCGGCTTGGTACATGTTGCACCACACCCGCTTGGGCCGCTATATCTACGCCTTAGGCGGTAATGAGTCAGCCACACGGCTCTCTGGTATTAGCGTCGATAAAGTTAAAATTATTGTTTATTCGCTGTGTGGATTGTTAGCGGCACTGGCAGGGATTATCGAAGTGGCGCGCTTGTCGTCAGCACAACCGACAGCGGGTACAGGCTATGAACTGGATGCGATAGCAGCCGTGGTTCTAGGCGGTACCAGTCTGGCTGGGGGGAAAGGGCGGATTGTCGGCACTCTAATCGGCGCACTTATCCTCGGCTTCTTAAATAACGGTTTGAATTTATTGGGTGTCTCCTCTTACTACCAAATGATCGTGAAAGCAGTGGTTATCTTGCTTGCGGTATTGGTAGATAACAAAAGCAGCAAATAA
- the rbsA gene encoding ribose ABC transporter ATP-binding protein RbsA, with amino-acid sequence MQPLLQLKGIDKAFPGVKALSGAALSVYPGRVMALVGENGAGKSTMMKVLTGIYSKDAGSQHFMGQEVVFNGPKASQEAGIGIIHQELNLIPQLTIAENIFLGREFVNRFGGIDWKKMYAEADLLLARLNIHYSSHRLVGELSIGDQQMVEIAKVLSFESKVIIMDEPTDALTDTETASLFNVINELKAEGRGIVYISHRLKEIFEICDDVTVFRDGQFIAEKPVNELTENSLIEMMVGRKLEEQYPRLNLPRGEKRLQVKQLCGPGVKNVSFTLYSGEILGVAGLMGAGRTELMKIIYGALPRQSGFIMLDGREVVTHSPQDGLANGIVYISEDRKRDGLVLGMSVKENMSLTALRYFSRAGGSLKHADEQLAVADFIRLFNIKTPSMEQPIGLLSGGNQQKVAIARGLMTRPKVLILDEPTRGVDVGAKKEIYQLINQFKQEGLSIILVSSEMPEVLGMSDRILVMHEGQLSGEFSIEQATQEVLMAAAVGKQSFDKQKLSEQE; translated from the coding sequence ATGCAACCTTTGCTGCAACTGAAAGGGATTGATAAAGCCTTTCCCGGCGTCAAAGCACTCTCCGGTGCGGCGCTCAGTGTCTATCCTGGCAGGGTGATGGCACTGGTCGGCGAAAATGGGGCCGGAAAATCGACCATGATGAAAGTGCTGACTGGCATCTACAGTAAAGATGCCGGCAGTCAGCATTTTATGGGTCAAGAAGTGGTGTTTAATGGCCCAAAAGCCTCGCAGGAAGCGGGCATTGGCATTATCCATCAGGAACTTAACCTGATCCCGCAGTTAACCATCGCCGAAAATATCTTTTTAGGGCGCGAGTTTGTTAATCGCTTTGGCGGCATCGATTGGAAAAAGATGTATGCCGAAGCGGATTTACTGCTAGCGCGTCTTAATATTCATTACAGCAGCCACCGGCTGGTGGGTGAACTTTCTATTGGTGATCAGCAGATGGTGGAGATCGCCAAAGTGCTGAGCTTTGAATCTAAAGTCATCATTATGGATGAGCCAACCGATGCCTTGACCGACACTGAAACCGCCTCTTTATTTAATGTCATTAATGAGTTGAAAGCGGAAGGTCGCGGCATTGTTTATATCTCCCATCGGCTAAAAGAGATTTTTGAGATTTGCGACGACGTCACTGTGTTCCGTGACGGGCAATTTATCGCGGAAAAACCGGTTAACGAGCTGACTGAAAACTCTCTGATTGAGATGATGGTGGGTCGCAAGTTAGAAGAGCAATACCCGCGCCTGAATTTACCCCGTGGCGAAAAGCGCTTACAGGTCAAACAGCTATGTGGCCCCGGCGTGAAAAATGTCAGTTTCACCCTCTACAGCGGCGAGATCCTTGGTGTGGCGGGGTTGATGGGCGCAGGCCGCACTGAGCTGATGAAAATCATCTATGGTGCGCTGCCGCGTCAGTCTGGCTTCATTATGCTGGATGGCCGTGAAGTGGTGACCCATTCACCGCAAGATGGTTTGGCAAACGGCATCGTCTATATTTCCGAAGACCGCAAGCGGGATGGTTTGGTGCTGGGAATGTCCGTGAAAGAGAATATGTCTTTGACGGCATTGCGTTATTTCAGCCGTGCGGGCGGTTCGCTTAAGCACGCGGATGAACAACTGGCAGTCGCGGATTTTATTCGCTTATTTAATATCAAAACCCCTTCGATGGAACAGCCGATTGGTTTGTTATCCGGCGGTAACCAGCAAAAAGTGGCAATTGCACGCGGTTTGATGACCCGCCCCAAAGTACTGATCCTCGATGAGCCGACTCGTGGGGTGGACGTCGGGGCTAAAAAAGAGATCTACCAGTTAATCAACCAATTCAAGCAAGAAGGGCTGAGCATCATTCTGGTCTCCTCAGAAATGCCGGAAGTGCTCGGCATGAGTGACCGTATTCTCGTGATGCATGAAGGCCAGCTAAGCGGCGAGTTCTCGATTGAACAGGCGACCCAAGAAGTGTTGATGGCAGCCGCCGTCGGCAAGCAATCTTTTGATAAGCAAAAGCTTAGTGAGCAGGAGTAA
- the rbsD gene encoding D-ribose pyranase translates to MKKGALLNSDISAVISRLGHTDQVVIGDAGLPIPATTTRIDLALTRGVPGFLQVLEVVTQEMQVESAYLAEEIVKNNPQLHEALLAQLTQLEQHQGNQIVLRYISHEAFKEQTKQSRAVIRSGECSPFANIILCSGVTF, encoded by the coding sequence ATGAAAAAAGGCGCATTACTGAATTCTGATATTTCCGCTGTTATCTCTCGCCTGGGTCATACCGATCAGGTTGTGATAGGTGATGCGGGGCTGCCCATACCGGCAACCACCACACGTATCGATCTGGCACTGACACGAGGCGTCCCTGGTTTCCTCCAGGTTCTTGAGGTGGTGACGCAAGAAATGCAGGTTGAGAGTGCGTACCTTGCGGAGGAGATCGTTAAAAATAATCCGCAACTCCATGAAGCGTTACTCGCCCAGTTAACACAACTTGAGCAACATCAGGGAAACCAAATTGTTTTGCGCTATATCAGCCACGAGGCTTTTAAAGAACAAACCAAACAAAGCCGGGCAGTGATTCGTAGCGGGGAGTGTTCCCCCTTTGCTAACATCATTCTCTGCTCCGGCGTAACCTTCTGA